TCACCTGTAGTTACATCTTTAAGGCCAATCAATGCCACGATGTCACCCGCTAATACCTCTTTTAACTCTTCACGGTTATTAGAGTGCATTTGCACCATCCGACCAATACGCTCTTTCTTGTGCTTAACCGGATTGAAAACAGAGTCACCAGAAGAAACTTTACCTGAGTAAACTCGAACGAATGTCAGTGTACCTACGAACGGGTCAGTAGCAATTTTAAATGCCAGCGCAGCAAAAGGTGCATTGTCGTCAGCCTCACGGGTTTCGACAGTCTCTTCATCTTCAAGCACACCTTCAATTGCTTTTACATCTGTTGGAGATGGTAAGTACTCAACAACCGCATCCAGTACCGCCTGAACACCTTTGTTTTTGAAAGCCGAGCCACAAGCAACCAAGACAACTTCGTTATCCAGAGTACGCTTACGCAAGCCTTGCTTAATTTCTTCGGCTGACAGATCGCCTTCTTCCAGGTATTTCTCCATCAGCTCTTCAGTTGCTTCTGCAGCAGCTTCAAGCATTTTTTCACGCCACTCATCTGCAACATCTTGCAAGTCAGCTGGAATATCTTCCAACTCATAGGTCATGCCCTGATCAGCCTCATTCCACATGATGGCTTTCATTCGAATCAGGTCAACTACCCCTTTAAACTCATCTTCAGCACCGATATTGATTTGGATCGGCACGGCATTAGCGCCCAAACGATCAACCAACTGATCGACAACCATAAAGAAGTCTGCACCAGCCCGGTCCATTTTGTTTACGAATACCATACGAGGTACTTCGTATTTGTTTGCCTGACGCCAAACAGTTTCTGTTTGCGGCTGCACACCAGAAGACCCACAAAGAACAACTACAGCACCATCAAGCACACGCAGTGAACGCTCTACCTCAATAGTAAAGTCAACGTGTCCTGGAGTATCGATGATATTGATACGATGCTCATCAAACTGCTGATTCATACCACTCCAGAAACAAGTGGTTGCAGCAGAAGTGATGGTGATACCACGCTCCTGTTCCTGTTCCATCCAGTCCATAGTGGCGGCGCCGTCGTGTACCTCACCAATTTTATGAGATACCCCGGTATAGAACAGAACACGCTCAGTTGTCGTGGTTTTACCAGCATCAACGTGAGCACAGATACCGATATTGCGGTAACGGCTAATGGGAGTTTTACGAGCCACGATACTATCCCCTGGTCATTAGAAACGGTAATGAGAGAAGGCTTTGTTGGCCTCAGCCATACGATGGACATCTTCACGTTTCTTAACAGCGGCACCTTTACCTTCTGCTGCATCTAGCATTTCACCAGCCAGACGTAAAGCCATCGATTTTTCGCCACGCTTACGAGCAGCGTCAACCAGCCAGCGCATTGCTAACGCTGTACGACGAGAAGGACGCACTTCTACAGGTACCTGATAAGTAGCACCACCCACACGACGTGATTTAACCTCAACCATCGGAGCAATAGCTTCTAGTGCTTTTTCAAATAAATCTATTGGTTCGCCTTTACCGCGCTCTTGCACTTTATCTAAAGCACCATAAACAATCCGCTCAGCAACGGATTTTTTACCACTGATCATTACGTGGTTAATAAACTTCGCTAACGTCTGATTTCCAAACTTGGGATCAGGTAGGATTTCTCTTTTTGCGACGACTCGTCTTCTTGGCATGATAAGCTCTCAAAAAATCTGGTCTTCAGGATAGCCTAAGACACATTACCTTGCGCAGTAACTCAGTTACTGACACAACAGGAACGCACTTAGCCTTACTCTTATCTAAAATTCAGTCTATTAAGACTTAGGACGCTTGGTACCATACTTAGAACGACCTTGTTTACGATCGTTAACACCTTGAGTATCCAAGCTGCCACGTACTGTGTGATAGCGCACACCTGGCAAATCTTTTACCCGTCCACCACGAATCAGTACCACACTGTGCTCTTGCAAGTTGTGGCCTTCACCGCCGATGTAAGAAGTAACCTCAAAGCCATTCGTTAAGCGCACACGGCAAACTTTACGAAGCGCTGAGTTAGGCTTCTTAGGGGTAGTAGTATAAACCCGGGTACAAACGCCACGCCGCTGAGGACAGCTCTGCAAAGCAGGCACGTCACTTTTAGCTACTTTGCGTTTGCGAGGCTTGCGTACCAACTGGTTAATGGTAGCCATTTAAGCAAACTCCAATTTACTTTCATTTTTTGATGAAGAGACAACAAAATTCGGCAGGTATATAAACCTGCCGAAAAAGACGCGAAATTTTAATGAGTGTACAAATCTGAGTCAAGTAAATGACTATAATCCACACACTCTAAAAGTTGATTTCGCTTATGAACTGCTTGAGTTCAGTGCTTCACTTAGTGCTTGCTCAACATCACTAGCACTCACTTTAGCACTGGCCTTCAGTTCTTCCAGTTCACGTTTACGGCGGCGTTCAGAGTGGTAAGCCAAGCCCGTTCCTGCAGGAATCAAACGTCCAACTACAACGTTTTCTTTCAGACCACGCAAGAAGTCTTGTTTACCCGTAACCGCTGCTTCTGTTAGCACCCGCGTTGTTTCCTGGAAGGATGCAGCAGAAATAAAGGACTCTGTTGCCAGCGATGCTTTAGTAATACCCAACAATACTCGCTCACACTTGGCTGGGAATTTATTATCCGAGCCTAAGCTTTCATTTTCTTCAAGAATTGACGTGTATTCTAACTGTTCGCCTTTAATAAAGTTTGAGTCACCAGATTCGGTAATCTCAGCTTTACGTAACATCTGCCGTAAAATAACTTCAATATGCTTATCGTTAATTTTTACCCCTTGGAGACGGTATACGTCTTGAATTTCATTAACGATATATTTAGCTAACTCACTCACACCCAATAGGCGCAAGATGTCGTGAGGGTTAGATGGGCCATCAGAAACAACCTCACCTTTTGTAACCTGTTCACCCTCGAATACGTTGAGATGACGCCATTTTGGAATCAACTCTTCGTAATTATCACCATCAGGCGAAGTAATTACTAAGCGCTTTTTACCCTTAGTTTCTTTACCGAAACTGATAGTACCGCTGATTTCTGCCAAAATTGCAGACTCTTTTGGCTTACGCGCTTCAAACAAGTCAGCTACTCGAGGCAGACCACCCGTAATATCCTTGTTACCTGAAGTCGCTTGCGGAATCCGCGCGATTACATCACCGACCTCCACTTTAGCGTTGTCAGTCAGGGTAACTAGCGCATTTGCTGGCAAGAAGTATTGCGCCGGCATATCGCTACCAGGCATTTTCAGCTCTTTACCATTACTATCCAATAATTGAATAGCTGGACGGATGTCTTTACCTGAAGTTGGACGATCTTTAGGATCGATTACTTCAATGTTGGATAAGCCAGTAAACTCATCAGTTTGACGCTTGATGGTAATACCGTCGTCCATGCCTGAGAACGAAACAGTACCAGCTAGCTCAGCAACAATTGGGTGAGTGTGTGGATCCCACTTAGCCACCACTTGGCCTGCGTCTACCTTAGTGCCATCTTTAACTGACAGTACCGCACCATATGGCAGCTTGTAGCGCTCACGCTCACGACCAAACTCATCAGCCAACGCCAACTCACCTGAACGAGAGGTCGCAACAATGTTGCCATCCTTACGCTCAACAAATTTCATGTTGTGTAGACGGATAGTACCGGCGTTTTTCACCTGTACGTTATCGGTTGCAGATGTTCTTGAAGCCGCACCACCAATGTGGAAGGTACGCATCGTCAACTGTGTTCCTGGCTCACCGATCGACTGAGCAGCGATTACTCCAATTGCCTCACCCACGTTAACTAAGTGGCCACGGCCAAGGTCACGACCATAACAGCTTGAGCAGATACCAAAACGAGTGTCACAAGTAATCGGAGAG
This genomic interval from Spartinivicinus ruber contains the following:
- the fusA gene encoding elongation factor G; amino-acid sequence: MARKTPISRYRNIGICAHVDAGKTTTTERVLFYTGVSHKIGEVHDGAATMDWMEQEQERGITITSAATTCFWSGMNQQFDEHRINIIDTPGHVDFTIEVERSLRVLDGAVVVLCGSSGVQPQTETVWRQANKYEVPRMVFVNKMDRAGADFFMVVDQLVDRLGANAVPIQINIGAEDEFKGVVDLIRMKAIMWNEADQGMTYELEDIPADLQDVADEWREKMLEAAAEATEELMEKYLEEGDLSAEEIKQGLRKRTLDNEVVLVACGSAFKNKGVQAVLDAVVEYLPSPTDVKAIEGVLEDEETVETREADDNAPFAALAFKIATDPFVGTLTFVRVYSGKVSSGDSVFNPVKHKKERIGRMVQMHSNNREELKEVLAGDIVALIGLKDVTTGDTLCAHDSIITLERMEFPEPVISVAVEPKSKADQEKMGIALGKLAQEDPSFRVWTDEESGQTIIAGMGELHLDIIVDRMKREFKVEANIGKPQVAYRERLRSSVVADHKFARQTGGRGQYGHVVIEFSPSEEEGLEFVNEIVGGVIPKEYIPAIQKGIEEQMQNGVIAGYPLLGLKARLYDGSFHDVDSNEMAFKIAASQALKKYAPQASPVLLEPMMKVEVVTPEDYMGDVMGDLNRRRGIVQGMEDSTSGKIVRAQVPLGEMFGYATDLRSATQGRATYSMEFEDYAEAPASIAEAVTKTQA
- the rpsG gene encoding 30S ribosomal protein S7, with protein sequence MPRRRVVAKREILPDPKFGNQTLAKFINHVMISGKKSVAERIVYGALDKVQERGKGEPIDLFEKALEAIAPMVEVKSRRVGGATYQVPVEVRPSRRTALAMRWLVDAARKRGEKSMALRLAGEMLDAAEGKGAAVKKREDVHRMAEANKAFSHYRF
- the rpsL gene encoding 30S ribosomal protein S12 — translated: MATINQLVRKPRKRKVAKSDVPALQSCPQRRGVCTRVYTTTPKKPNSALRKVCRVRLTNGFEVTSYIGGEGHNLQEHSVVLIRGGRVKDLPGVRYHTVRGSLDTQGVNDRKQGRSKYGTKRPKS